The following are from one region of the Ochotona princeps isolate mOchPri1 chromosome 4, mOchPri1.hap1, whole genome shotgun sequence genome:
- the MARK2 gene encoding serine/threonine-protein kinase MARK2 isoform X2 codes for MSSARTPLPTLNERDTEQPTLGHLDPKPSSKSNMLRGRNSAPSADEQPHIGNYRLLKTIGKGNFAKVKLARHILTGKEVAVKIIDKTQLNSSSLQKLFREVRIMKVLNHPNIVKLFEVIETEKTLYLVMEYASGGEVFDYLVAHGRMKEKEARAKFRQIVSAVQYCHQKFIVHRDLKAENLLLDADMNIKIADFGFSNEFTFGNKLDTFCGSPPYAAPELFQGKKYDGPEVDVWSLGVILYTLVSGSLPFDGQNLKELRERVLRGKYRIPFYMSTDCENLLKKFLILNPSKRGTLEQIMKDRWMNVGHEDDELKPYVEPLPDYKDPRRTELMVSMGYTREEIQDSLVGQRYNEVMATYLLLGYKSSELEGDNITLKPRPSADLTNSSAPSPSHKVQRSISANPKQRRFSDQAGPAIPTSNSYSKKTQSNNAENKRPEEERDAGRKASSTAKVPASPLPGLERKKTTPTPSTNSVLSTSTNRSRNSPLLERASLGQASIQNGKDSLTMPGSRASTASASATVSAARPRQHQKSMSASVHPNKASGLPPTESNCEVPRPSTAPQRVPVASPSAHNISSSAGAPDRTNFPRGVSTRSTFHAGQLRQVRDQQNLPYGVTPASPSGHSQGRRGASGSIFSKFTSKFVRRNLNEPESKDRVETLRPHMVGGGGDDKDKEAKPRSLRFTWSMKTTSSMEPNEMMREIRKVLDANSCQSELHEKYMLLCMHGTPGHENFVQWEMEVCKLPRLSLNGVRFKRISGTSMAFKNIASKIANELKL; via the exons CCCACCCTGGGACACCTTGATCCCAAGCCCAGCAGTAAGTCCAACATGCTGCGGGGCCGCAACTCGGCCCCCTCTGCTGACGAGCAGCCCCACATCGGCAACTACCGGCTCCTCAAGACCATCGGCAAGGGCAACTTTGCCAAGGTGAAGCTGGCCCGGCACATCCTAACTGGGAAGGAG GTGGCTGTGAAGATCATTGACAAGACTCAGCTAAACTCCTCCAGCCTCCAGAAG CTATTCCGCGAAGTAAGAATAATGAAGGTTTTGAATCATCCCAACATAG TTAAATTATTTGAAGTGATTGAGACTGAGAAAACCCTCTACCTTGTCATGGAGTATGCCAGTGGCG GAGAGGTATTTGATTACCTAGTAGCTCACGGGcggatgaaagagaaagaggcccGAGCCAAATTCCGCCAG ATAGTGTCGGCTGTGCAGTACTGTCATCAGAAGTTCATTGTTCACAGAGACCTAAAG GCAGAAAACCTGCTCTTGGATGCGGACATGAATATCAAGATCGCAGACTTTGGCTTTAGCAACGAATTCACTTTTGGGAACAAGCTGGACACTTTCTGCGGCAGTCCCCCTTACGCTGCCCCAGAACTCTTCCAGGGCAAGAAATATGATGGGCCTGAGGTGGACGTGTGGAGCCTGGGAGTCATCCTGTACACACTGGTCAGCGGATCCCTGCCTTTTGATGGACAGAACCTCAAG GAGCTGCGGGAGCGGGTACTGAGGGGGAAATACCGTATTCCGTTCTACATGTCCACGGACTGTGAAAACCTGCTGAAGAAATTTCTCATTCTTAATCCCAGCAAGAGAGGCACTTTAGAG CAAATCATGAAAGACCGGTGGATGAACGTGGGTCACGAGGACGATGAGCTGAAGCCTTACGTGGAGCCCCTGCCTGACTACAAGGACCCCCGGCGGACAG AGTTGATGGTGTCCATGGGCTACACACGGGAAGAGATCCAGGACTCGCTGGTGGGCCAGAGGTACAACGAGGTGATGGCCACCTACCTGCTGCTGGGCTACAAGAGCTCCGAG CTGGAAGGTGACAACATCACTTTGAAGCCCCGGCCTTCGGCAGATCTGACCAATAGCAGCGCCCCTTCCCCCTCCCATAAGGTACAGCGCAGCATCTCGGCCAACCCCAAGCAGCGGCGCTTCAGTGACCAGG CTGGTCCTGCCATTCCCACCTCAAATTCCTACTCCAAGAAGACACAGAGCAACAATGCAGAGAATAAACGGCCTGAAGAGGAGCGGGATGCGGGGCGCAAGGCCAGCAGCACAGCCAAGGTGCCTGCCAGCCCCCTGCCCGGCCTGGAGAGGAAGAAGACCACCCCGACCCCCTCCACG aacagcgtcctctccaccagcacaaacCGAAGCCGGAACTCCCCACTTTTGGAGAGGGCTAGCCTTGGCCAGGCCTCCATCCAGAATGGCAAGGACAG CCTAACCATGCCAGGGTCCCGGGCCTCCACGGCTTCTGCTTCCGCCACAGTCTCTGCGGCCCGGCCCCGCCAGCACCAGAAATCCATGTCGGCCTCCGTGCACCCCAACAAGGCCTCTGGGCTGCCCCCCACGGAGAGTAACTGTGAGGTGCCGCGGCCCAG CACAGCCCCCCAGCGTGTCCCTGTCGCCTCTCCCTCCGCCCACAACATCAGCAGCAGTGCTGGAGCCCCAGACCGAACTAATTTCCCCCGGGGTGTGTCCACTCGGAGCACCTTCCATGCTGGGCAGCTCCGGCAAGTACGGGACCAGCAGAATCTGCCCTACGGCGTGACCCCAGCTTCTCCCTCCGGCCATAGCCAGGGCCGGCGGGGGGCCTCTGGGAGCATCTTCAGCAAATTCACCTCCAAGTTTGTACGCAG GAACCTGAATGAACCTGAAAGCAAAGACCGAGTGGAGACGCTCAG ACCTCACATGGTGGGCGGAGGTGGCGATGACAAGGACAAGGAGGCCAAGCCCCGCTCCCTGCGCTTCACGTGGAGCATGAAGACCACGAGCTCCATGGAGCCCAACGAGATGATGCGGGAGATCCGCAAGGTGCTGGACGCCAACAGCTGCCAGAGTGAGCTGCATGAGAAGTACATGCTGCTGTGCATGCACGGCACGCCGGGCCACGAGAACTTCGTGCAGTGGGAGATGGAGGTGTGCAAACTGCCACGGCTCTCGCTCAACGGGGTCCGCTTCAAGCGGATATCGGGCACCTCCATGGCCTTCAAGAACATTGCCTCCAAAATAGCCAACGAGCTGAAGCTTTAA
- the MARK2 gene encoding serine/threonine-protein kinase MARK2 isoform X1, which yields MSSARTPLPTLNERDTEQPTLGHLDPKPSSKSNMLRGRNSAPSADEQPHIGNYRLLKTIGKGNFAKVKLARHILTGKEVAVKIIDKTQLNSSSLQKLFREVRIMKVLNHPNIVKLFEVIETEKTLYLVMEYASGGEVFDYLVAHGRMKEKEARAKFRQIVSAVQYCHQKFIVHRDLKAENLLLDADMNIKIADFGFSNEFTFGNKLDTFCGSPPYAAPELFQGKKYDGPEVDVWSLGVILYTLVSGSLPFDGQNLKELRERVLRGKYRIPFYMSTDCENLLKKFLILNPSKRGTLEQIMKDRWMNVGHEDDELKPYVEPLPDYKDPRRTELMVSMGYTREEIQDSLVGQRYNEVMATYLLLGYKSSELEGDNITLKPRPSADLTNSSAPSPSHKVQRSISANPKQRRFSDQAGPAIPTSNSYSKKTQSNNAENKRPEEERDAGRKASSTAKVPASPLPGLERKKTTPTPSTNSVLSTSTNRSRNSPLLERASLGQASIQNGKDSLTMPGSRASTASASATVSAARPRQHQKSMSASVHPNKASGLPPTESNCEVPRPSTAPQRVPVASPSAHNISSSAGAPDRTNFPRGVSTRSTFHAGQLRQVRDQQNLPYGVTPASPSGHSQGRRGASGSIFSKFTSKFVRRNLSFRFARRNLNEPESKDRVETLRPHMVGGGGDDKDKEAKPRSLRFTWSMKTTSSMEPNEMMREIRKVLDANSCQSELHEKYMLLCMHGTPGHENFVQWEMEVCKLPRLSLNGVRFKRISGTSMAFKNIASKIANELKL from the exons CCCACCCTGGGACACCTTGATCCCAAGCCCAGCAGTAAGTCCAACATGCTGCGGGGCCGCAACTCGGCCCCCTCTGCTGACGAGCAGCCCCACATCGGCAACTACCGGCTCCTCAAGACCATCGGCAAGGGCAACTTTGCCAAGGTGAAGCTGGCCCGGCACATCCTAACTGGGAAGGAG GTGGCTGTGAAGATCATTGACAAGACTCAGCTAAACTCCTCCAGCCTCCAGAAG CTATTCCGCGAAGTAAGAATAATGAAGGTTTTGAATCATCCCAACATAG TTAAATTATTTGAAGTGATTGAGACTGAGAAAACCCTCTACCTTGTCATGGAGTATGCCAGTGGCG GAGAGGTATTTGATTACCTAGTAGCTCACGGGcggatgaaagagaaagaggcccGAGCCAAATTCCGCCAG ATAGTGTCGGCTGTGCAGTACTGTCATCAGAAGTTCATTGTTCACAGAGACCTAAAG GCAGAAAACCTGCTCTTGGATGCGGACATGAATATCAAGATCGCAGACTTTGGCTTTAGCAACGAATTCACTTTTGGGAACAAGCTGGACACTTTCTGCGGCAGTCCCCCTTACGCTGCCCCAGAACTCTTCCAGGGCAAGAAATATGATGGGCCTGAGGTGGACGTGTGGAGCCTGGGAGTCATCCTGTACACACTGGTCAGCGGATCCCTGCCTTTTGATGGACAGAACCTCAAG GAGCTGCGGGAGCGGGTACTGAGGGGGAAATACCGTATTCCGTTCTACATGTCCACGGACTGTGAAAACCTGCTGAAGAAATTTCTCATTCTTAATCCCAGCAAGAGAGGCACTTTAGAG CAAATCATGAAAGACCGGTGGATGAACGTGGGTCACGAGGACGATGAGCTGAAGCCTTACGTGGAGCCCCTGCCTGACTACAAGGACCCCCGGCGGACAG AGTTGATGGTGTCCATGGGCTACACACGGGAAGAGATCCAGGACTCGCTGGTGGGCCAGAGGTACAACGAGGTGATGGCCACCTACCTGCTGCTGGGCTACAAGAGCTCCGAG CTGGAAGGTGACAACATCACTTTGAAGCCCCGGCCTTCGGCAGATCTGACCAATAGCAGCGCCCCTTCCCCCTCCCATAAGGTACAGCGCAGCATCTCGGCCAACCCCAAGCAGCGGCGCTTCAGTGACCAGG CTGGTCCTGCCATTCCCACCTCAAATTCCTACTCCAAGAAGACACAGAGCAACAATGCAGAGAATAAACGGCCTGAAGAGGAGCGGGATGCGGGGCGCAAGGCCAGCAGCACAGCCAAGGTGCCTGCCAGCCCCCTGCCCGGCCTGGAGAGGAAGAAGACCACCCCGACCCCCTCCACG aacagcgtcctctccaccagcacaaacCGAAGCCGGAACTCCCCACTTTTGGAGAGGGCTAGCCTTGGCCAGGCCTCCATCCAGAATGGCAAGGACAG CCTAACCATGCCAGGGTCCCGGGCCTCCACGGCTTCTGCTTCCGCCACAGTCTCTGCGGCCCGGCCCCGCCAGCACCAGAAATCCATGTCGGCCTCCGTGCACCCCAACAAGGCCTCTGGGCTGCCCCCCACGGAGAGTAACTGTGAGGTGCCGCGGCCCAG CACAGCCCCCCAGCGTGTCCCTGTCGCCTCTCCCTCCGCCCACAACATCAGCAGCAGTGCTGGAGCCCCAGACCGAACTAATTTCCCCCGGGGTGTGTCCACTCGGAGCACCTTCCATGCTGGGCAGCTCCGGCAAGTACGGGACCAGCAGAATCTGCCCTACGGCGTGACCCCAGCTTCTCCCTCCGGCCATAGCCAGGGCCGGCGGGGGGCCTCTGGGAGCATCTTCAGCAAATTCACCTCCAAGTTTGTACGCAG aaatCTGTCTTTCAGGTTTGCCAGAAG GAACCTGAATGAACCTGAAAGCAAAGACCGAGTGGAGACGCTCAG ACCTCACATGGTGGGCGGAGGTGGCGATGACAAGGACAAGGAGGCCAAGCCCCGCTCCCTGCGCTTCACGTGGAGCATGAAGACCACGAGCTCCATGGAGCCCAACGAGATGATGCGGGAGATCCGCAAGGTGCTGGACGCCAACAGCTGCCAGAGTGAGCTGCATGAGAAGTACATGCTGCTGTGCATGCACGGCACGCCGGGCCACGAGAACTTCGTGCAGTGGGAGATGGAGGTGTGCAAACTGCCACGGCTCTCGCTCAACGGGGTCCGCTTCAAGCGGATATCGGGCACCTCCATGGCCTTCAAGAACATTGCCTCCAAAATAGCCAACGAGCTGAAGCTTTAA
- the MARK2 gene encoding serine/threonine-protein kinase MARK2 isoform X4: MSSARTPLPTLNERDTEQPTLGHLDPKPSSKSNMLRGRNSAPSADEQPHIGNYRLLKTIGKGNFAKVKLARHILTGKEVAVKIIDKTQLNSSSLQKLFREVRIMKVLNHPNIVKLFEVIETEKTLYLVMEYASGGEVFDYLVAHGRMKEKEARAKFRQIVSAVQYCHQKFIVHRDLKAENLLLDADMNIKIADFGFSNEFTFGNKLDTFCGSPPYAAPELFQGKKYDGPEVDVWSLGVILYTLVSGSLPFDGQNLKELRERVLRGKYRIPFYMSTDCENLLKKFLILNPSKRGTLEQIMKDRWMNVGHEDDELKPYVEPLPDYKDPRRTELMVSMGYTREEIQDSLVGQRYNEVMATYLLLGYKSSELEGDNITLKPRPSADLTNSSAPSPSHKVQRSISANPKQRRFSDQAGPAIPTSNSYSKKTQSNNAENKRPEEERDAGRKASSTAKVPASPLPGLERKKTTPTPSTNSVLSTSTNRSRNSPLLERASLGQASIQNGKDSTAPQRVPVASPSAHNISSSAGAPDRTNFPRGVSTRSTFHAGQLRQVRDQQNLPYGVTPASPSGHSQGRRGASGSIFSKFTSKFVRRNLSFRFARRNLNEPESKDRVETLRPHMVGGGGDDKDKEAKPRSLRFTWSMKTTSSMEPNEMMREIRKVLDANSCQSELHEKYMLLCMHGTPGHENFVQWEMEVCKLPRLSLNGVRFKRISGTSMAFKNIASKIANELKL; the protein is encoded by the exons CCCACCCTGGGACACCTTGATCCCAAGCCCAGCAGTAAGTCCAACATGCTGCGGGGCCGCAACTCGGCCCCCTCTGCTGACGAGCAGCCCCACATCGGCAACTACCGGCTCCTCAAGACCATCGGCAAGGGCAACTTTGCCAAGGTGAAGCTGGCCCGGCACATCCTAACTGGGAAGGAG GTGGCTGTGAAGATCATTGACAAGACTCAGCTAAACTCCTCCAGCCTCCAGAAG CTATTCCGCGAAGTAAGAATAATGAAGGTTTTGAATCATCCCAACATAG TTAAATTATTTGAAGTGATTGAGACTGAGAAAACCCTCTACCTTGTCATGGAGTATGCCAGTGGCG GAGAGGTATTTGATTACCTAGTAGCTCACGGGcggatgaaagagaaagaggcccGAGCCAAATTCCGCCAG ATAGTGTCGGCTGTGCAGTACTGTCATCAGAAGTTCATTGTTCACAGAGACCTAAAG GCAGAAAACCTGCTCTTGGATGCGGACATGAATATCAAGATCGCAGACTTTGGCTTTAGCAACGAATTCACTTTTGGGAACAAGCTGGACACTTTCTGCGGCAGTCCCCCTTACGCTGCCCCAGAACTCTTCCAGGGCAAGAAATATGATGGGCCTGAGGTGGACGTGTGGAGCCTGGGAGTCATCCTGTACACACTGGTCAGCGGATCCCTGCCTTTTGATGGACAGAACCTCAAG GAGCTGCGGGAGCGGGTACTGAGGGGGAAATACCGTATTCCGTTCTACATGTCCACGGACTGTGAAAACCTGCTGAAGAAATTTCTCATTCTTAATCCCAGCAAGAGAGGCACTTTAGAG CAAATCATGAAAGACCGGTGGATGAACGTGGGTCACGAGGACGATGAGCTGAAGCCTTACGTGGAGCCCCTGCCTGACTACAAGGACCCCCGGCGGACAG AGTTGATGGTGTCCATGGGCTACACACGGGAAGAGATCCAGGACTCGCTGGTGGGCCAGAGGTACAACGAGGTGATGGCCACCTACCTGCTGCTGGGCTACAAGAGCTCCGAG CTGGAAGGTGACAACATCACTTTGAAGCCCCGGCCTTCGGCAGATCTGACCAATAGCAGCGCCCCTTCCCCCTCCCATAAGGTACAGCGCAGCATCTCGGCCAACCCCAAGCAGCGGCGCTTCAGTGACCAGG CTGGTCCTGCCATTCCCACCTCAAATTCCTACTCCAAGAAGACACAGAGCAACAATGCAGAGAATAAACGGCCTGAAGAGGAGCGGGATGCGGGGCGCAAGGCCAGCAGCACAGCCAAGGTGCCTGCCAGCCCCCTGCCCGGCCTGGAGAGGAAGAAGACCACCCCGACCCCCTCCACG aacagcgtcctctccaccagcacaaacCGAAGCCGGAACTCCCCACTTTTGGAGAGGGCTAGCCTTGGCCAGGCCTCCATCCAGAATGGCAAGGACAG CACAGCCCCCCAGCGTGTCCCTGTCGCCTCTCCCTCCGCCCACAACATCAGCAGCAGTGCTGGAGCCCCAGACCGAACTAATTTCCCCCGGGGTGTGTCCACTCGGAGCACCTTCCATGCTGGGCAGCTCCGGCAAGTACGGGACCAGCAGAATCTGCCCTACGGCGTGACCCCAGCTTCTCCCTCCGGCCATAGCCAGGGCCGGCGGGGGGCCTCTGGGAGCATCTTCAGCAAATTCACCTCCAAGTTTGTACGCAG aaatCTGTCTTTCAGGTTTGCCAGAAG GAACCTGAATGAACCTGAAAGCAAAGACCGAGTGGAGACGCTCAG ACCTCACATGGTGGGCGGAGGTGGCGATGACAAGGACAAGGAGGCCAAGCCCCGCTCCCTGCGCTTCACGTGGAGCATGAAGACCACGAGCTCCATGGAGCCCAACGAGATGATGCGGGAGATCCGCAAGGTGCTGGACGCCAACAGCTGCCAGAGTGAGCTGCATGAGAAGTACATGCTGCTGTGCATGCACGGCACGCCGGGCCACGAGAACTTCGTGCAGTGGGAGATGGAGGTGTGCAAACTGCCACGGCTCTCGCTCAACGGGGTCCGCTTCAAGCGGATATCGGGCACCTCCATGGCCTTCAAGAACATTGCCTCCAAAATAGCCAACGAGCTGAAGCTTTAA
- the MARK2 gene encoding serine/threonine-protein kinase MARK2 isoform X5: MSSARTPLPTLNERDTEQPTLGHLDPKPSSKSNMLRGRNSAPSADEQPHIGNYRLLKTIGKGNFAKVKLARHILTGKEVAVKIIDKTQLNSSSLQKLFREVRIMKVLNHPNIVKLFEVIETEKTLYLVMEYASGGEVFDYLVAHGRMKEKEARAKFRQIVSAVQYCHQKFIVHRDLKAENLLLDADMNIKIADFGFSNEFTFGNKLDTFCGSPPYAAPELFQGKKYDGPEVDVWSLGVILYTLVSGSLPFDGQNLKELRERVLRGKYRIPFYMSTDCENLLKKFLILNPSKRGTLEQIMKDRWMNVGHEDDELKPYVEPLPDYKDPRRTELMVSMGYTREEIQDSLVGQRYNEVMATYLLLGYKSSELEGDNITLKPRPSADLTNSSAPSPSHKVQRSISANPKQRRFSDQAGPAIPTSNSYSKKTQSNNAENKRPEEERDAGRKASSTAKVPASPLPGLERKKTTPTPSTNSVLSTSTNRSRNSPLLERASLGQASIQNGKDSTAPQRVPVASPSAHNISSSAGAPDRTNFPRGVSTRSTFHAGQLRQVRDQQNLPYGVTPASPSGHSQGRRGASGSIFSKFTSKFVRRNLNEPESKDRVETLRPHMVGGGGDDKDKEAKPRSLRFTWSMKTTSSMEPNEMMREIRKVLDANSCQSELHEKYMLLCMHGTPGHENFVQWEMEVCKLPRLSLNGVRFKRISGTSMAFKNIASKIANELKL; the protein is encoded by the exons CCCACCCTGGGACACCTTGATCCCAAGCCCAGCAGTAAGTCCAACATGCTGCGGGGCCGCAACTCGGCCCCCTCTGCTGACGAGCAGCCCCACATCGGCAACTACCGGCTCCTCAAGACCATCGGCAAGGGCAACTTTGCCAAGGTGAAGCTGGCCCGGCACATCCTAACTGGGAAGGAG GTGGCTGTGAAGATCATTGACAAGACTCAGCTAAACTCCTCCAGCCTCCAGAAG CTATTCCGCGAAGTAAGAATAATGAAGGTTTTGAATCATCCCAACATAG TTAAATTATTTGAAGTGATTGAGACTGAGAAAACCCTCTACCTTGTCATGGAGTATGCCAGTGGCG GAGAGGTATTTGATTACCTAGTAGCTCACGGGcggatgaaagagaaagaggcccGAGCCAAATTCCGCCAG ATAGTGTCGGCTGTGCAGTACTGTCATCAGAAGTTCATTGTTCACAGAGACCTAAAG GCAGAAAACCTGCTCTTGGATGCGGACATGAATATCAAGATCGCAGACTTTGGCTTTAGCAACGAATTCACTTTTGGGAACAAGCTGGACACTTTCTGCGGCAGTCCCCCTTACGCTGCCCCAGAACTCTTCCAGGGCAAGAAATATGATGGGCCTGAGGTGGACGTGTGGAGCCTGGGAGTCATCCTGTACACACTGGTCAGCGGATCCCTGCCTTTTGATGGACAGAACCTCAAG GAGCTGCGGGAGCGGGTACTGAGGGGGAAATACCGTATTCCGTTCTACATGTCCACGGACTGTGAAAACCTGCTGAAGAAATTTCTCATTCTTAATCCCAGCAAGAGAGGCACTTTAGAG CAAATCATGAAAGACCGGTGGATGAACGTGGGTCACGAGGACGATGAGCTGAAGCCTTACGTGGAGCCCCTGCCTGACTACAAGGACCCCCGGCGGACAG AGTTGATGGTGTCCATGGGCTACACACGGGAAGAGATCCAGGACTCGCTGGTGGGCCAGAGGTACAACGAGGTGATGGCCACCTACCTGCTGCTGGGCTACAAGAGCTCCGAG CTGGAAGGTGACAACATCACTTTGAAGCCCCGGCCTTCGGCAGATCTGACCAATAGCAGCGCCCCTTCCCCCTCCCATAAGGTACAGCGCAGCATCTCGGCCAACCCCAAGCAGCGGCGCTTCAGTGACCAGG CTGGTCCTGCCATTCCCACCTCAAATTCCTACTCCAAGAAGACACAGAGCAACAATGCAGAGAATAAACGGCCTGAAGAGGAGCGGGATGCGGGGCGCAAGGCCAGCAGCACAGCCAAGGTGCCTGCCAGCCCCCTGCCCGGCCTGGAGAGGAAGAAGACCACCCCGACCCCCTCCACG aacagcgtcctctccaccagcacaaacCGAAGCCGGAACTCCCCACTTTTGGAGAGGGCTAGCCTTGGCCAGGCCTCCATCCAGAATGGCAAGGACAG CACAGCCCCCCAGCGTGTCCCTGTCGCCTCTCCCTCCGCCCACAACATCAGCAGCAGTGCTGGAGCCCCAGACCGAACTAATTTCCCCCGGGGTGTGTCCACTCGGAGCACCTTCCATGCTGGGCAGCTCCGGCAAGTACGGGACCAGCAGAATCTGCCCTACGGCGTGACCCCAGCTTCTCCCTCCGGCCATAGCCAGGGCCGGCGGGGGGCCTCTGGGAGCATCTTCAGCAAATTCACCTCCAAGTTTGTACGCAG GAACCTGAATGAACCTGAAAGCAAAGACCGAGTGGAGACGCTCAG ACCTCACATGGTGGGCGGAGGTGGCGATGACAAGGACAAGGAGGCCAAGCCCCGCTCCCTGCGCTTCACGTGGAGCATGAAGACCACGAGCTCCATGGAGCCCAACGAGATGATGCGGGAGATCCGCAAGGTGCTGGACGCCAACAGCTGCCAGAGTGAGCTGCATGAGAAGTACATGCTGCTGTGCATGCACGGCACGCCGGGCCACGAGAACTTCGTGCAGTGGGAGATGGAGGTGTGCAAACTGCCACGGCTCTCGCTCAACGGGGTCCGCTTCAAGCGGATATCGGGCACCTCCATGGCCTTCAAGAACATTGCCTCCAAAATAGCCAACGAGCTGAAGCTTTAA